The following coding sequences are from one Streptomyces sp. NBC_01294 window:
- a CDS encoding DUF2278 family protein, protein MPLKNYGVLACRIAARRREGAPDDTPHYQLHLTDNDGTHYRGAINVLSQQAPSELLFLADEDFRHPVTGNLPEAGSGWTELPPGPGGPSLDFIRGNLFAPEDMRPLPPDVPGQDNDLSDRLDHYVVRATTDPTVAVYVFGERWGPERNKNDKVFDFVPGNGVHDVHMNQGSVGQFSSSNGVWQDGGLLMHFPSESRWVGIFLAFQSQAWHTDEKTGHRIETAEPRPVERNASVRIMAALVNPTGPAPERETITLLNASPTPVNLEGWMLADAEDHMLALPAAAVAAGRTVTVSGGNGFELGNRGGAITLLDPAGLKVHGVSYTEEQAQREGWTVSF, encoded by the coding sequence ATGCCTCTCAAGAACTACGGCGTACTGGCCTGCCGGATCGCCGCCCGGCGCCGCGAGGGCGCCCCCGACGACACCCCGCACTACCAGCTGCACCTCACGGACAACGACGGCACCCACTACCGCGGGGCGATCAACGTCCTGTCCCAGCAGGCGCCGTCCGAGCTGCTGTTCCTGGCCGACGAAGACTTCCGGCACCCGGTCACCGGGAACCTGCCGGAGGCGGGCAGCGGATGGACCGAACTGCCGCCGGGCCCCGGAGGGCCGAGCCTCGACTTCATCCGCGGCAATCTGTTCGCACCGGAGGACATGCGCCCGCTGCCGCCCGACGTGCCCGGACAGGACAATGACCTGTCCGACCGGCTGGACCACTACGTGGTCCGGGCCACCACCGACCCCACGGTGGCCGTTTACGTCTTCGGCGAGCGGTGGGGCCCGGAACGGAACAAGAACGACAAGGTGTTCGACTTCGTGCCCGGCAACGGCGTGCACGACGTGCACATGAACCAGGGCAGCGTCGGCCAGTTCAGCTCCAGCAACGGAGTCTGGCAGGACGGCGGGCTGCTCATGCACTTCCCGTCCGAATCGCGCTGGGTGGGCATCTTCCTGGCCTTCCAGTCCCAGGCCTGGCACACCGACGAGAAGACCGGCCACCGGATCGAGACCGCGGAGCCGCGGCCCGTCGAACGCAACGCCTCGGTCCGCATCATGGCCGCGCTGGTCAATCCCACGGGCCCGGCGCCCGAGCGCGAGACGATCACGCTCCTCAACGCCTCGCCCACCCCGGTCAACCTCGAGGGCTGGATGCTGGCCGACGCGGAGGACCACATGCTCGCGCTGCCCGCGGCGGCCGTCGCGGCCGGCCGGACCGTGACCGTTTCCGGCGGGAACGGCTTCGAACTCGGCAACCGCGGCGGTGCCATCACGCTGCTCGATCCCGCCGGACTCAAGGTCCACGGTGTCTCGTACACGGAGGAGCAGGCTCAGCGCGAAGGCTGGACCGTCTCCTTCTGA
- a CDS encoding Dyp-type peroxidase, whose translation MSTLQQGIYHGPARRPPGHFALVFLRADPGADAAAVDTALRGITGMLRGLADGRVPELPGHPVPTGELEFLLGFGPKAFAIPDVKHPCPDALGPRFLFRSPRPTGGGPLLVGGGLPYAADIVHNDATEEFCVQFTAQSQLAVSRAVVELWKLLSGGRDRDTGSGTLEIAGIQTGFQRDDRRSWIGFHDGVSNLASHEREGVISIGESEAGQDSWTVGGTYLVFLRLAVDLTQWHHLPRAEQELLVGRDKLTGAPLTGRDAAGRPVPAPGCPVTGTTEVTQEGNEDFIQPGPVSDPVLLASHVRRANLGTNDPDLGGSLRVFRQGYEFFEPVATAPGFRVGLNFVSFQDSPDRVLRILTQRGWLGSVNFGGQPGPDGPAGRLLAVRAGGTYLVPPVREDAPYPGAEVFG comes from the coding sequence GTGAGCACCCTCCAGCAGGGCATCTACCACGGACCCGCCCGCCGCCCGCCCGGCCACTTCGCGCTGGTGTTCCTGCGGGCCGACCCCGGGGCCGACGCCGCCGCCGTCGACACCGCGCTGCGCGGGATCACCGGGATGCTGCGCGGCCTCGCCGACGGCAGGGTGCCCGAGCTGCCCGGCCACCCGGTGCCGACGGGCGAGCTGGAGTTCCTGCTCGGCTTCGGCCCGAAGGCCTTCGCGATCCCCGACGTCAAACACCCGTGCCCCGACGCGCTCGGCCCGCGGTTCCTGTTCCGTTCCCCCCGCCCCACCGGGGGCGGGCCGCTGCTGGTCGGCGGGGGCCTGCCGTACGCGGCGGACATCGTCCACAACGACGCCACGGAGGAGTTCTGCGTCCAGTTCACCGCGCAGAGCCAGCTCGCGGTCTCCCGCGCCGTGGTGGAGCTGTGGAAGCTGCTGAGCGGAGGACGGGACCGCGACACGGGGTCGGGGACGCTGGAGATCGCGGGCATCCAGACCGGGTTCCAGCGTGACGACCGGCGCAGCTGGATCGGGTTCCACGACGGCGTGTCCAACCTGGCGAGCCACGAGCGGGAAGGCGTCATCAGCATCGGGGAGTCCGAGGCCGGCCAGGACAGCTGGACCGTCGGCGGCACGTACCTGGTCTTCCTGCGCCTCGCCGTCGACCTCACCCAGTGGCACCACCTGCCCCGGGCGGAACAGGAACTGCTGGTCGGCCGGGACAAGCTCACCGGAGCCCCGTTGACCGGCAGGGATGCGGCGGGCCGGCCCGTACCGGCCCCGGGCTGCCCGGTCACCGGCACCACCGAAGTCACCCAGGAGGGCAACGAGGACTTCATCCAGCCGGGTCCCGTCTCCGACCCGGTGCTGCTCGCCTCGCACGTGCGCCGGGCCAATCTGGGCACCAACGATCCGGATCTGGGCGGTTCGCTGCGGGTGTTCCGCCAGGGGTACGAGTTCTTCGAACCGGTCGCGACCGCACCCGGGTTCCGGGTCGGGCTGAACTTCGTCAGCTTCCAGGACAGCCCCGACCGGGTCCTGCGCATCCTCACCCAGCGCGGCTGGCTGGGCAGCGTCAACTTCGGCGGGCAACCCGGGCCGGACGGACCGGCCGGCCGCCTGCTGGCCGTACGGGCGGGCGGTACGTACCTCGTTCCGCCCGTACGCGAGGACGCGCCCTATCCGGGCGCCGAGGTCTTCGGCTAG
- a CDS encoding peroxidase family protein — protein sequence MRRAPHGSADGKTPQDADDTGTTSWFVQVHDKLALAADRRIGWQNLPTPLGLLALIGLRNQLRRENLFDTTAYPARNLPPLGPPDPRHLTERTADGTYNDLANPRMGMAGSRFGRNVPPERNFPEPEPDILSPNPREVSRALLTRTRFIPAESVNALVAAWLQFMIRDWVSHGTGSADRSWRVELLDDDPWPERPMLVPRTVPDPTRPDGADGADGADGLPPTYINEKSHWWDASQLYGDDLAAQRELRAGEDGKLRVPHNGALFSDDPERDPANVPGFWVGLALMHTLFILEHNAICDRLRAEYPGWSDEELFQRARLINAALIAKIHTIEWTPAVISHPTTATGMRANWYGLLGRRVHRLLGRLSESEVLSGIAGGRTDHFGVPYALTEEFVAVYRMHPLVPDDWSFRSVADDSLLQEATFEELAGRHAYEILGKHTLADLFYSFGTAHPGLVTLHNYPRFLQEFRRPDGKLMDLGAVDVLRIRELGVPRYNEFRRRLHLAPAKDFDSLTDDPAWAEELRRVYEDDIERVDLMVGLFAEPRPKGFAFSDTAFRIFILMASRRLNSDRFLTRDYTPQVYTQAGLDWIEDNTMASVLLRHFPQLRPAMKSVDNAFAPWKTTGPSR from the coding sequence ATGCGTAGAGCTCCCCACGGCTCCGCGGACGGCAAGACGCCGCAGGACGCCGATGACACCGGCACCACCTCATGGTTCGTGCAAGTGCACGACAAGCTGGCGCTGGCCGCCGACCGCAGGATCGGCTGGCAGAACCTGCCGACCCCGCTCGGCCTGCTGGCCCTGATCGGCCTGCGCAACCAACTGCGCCGCGAGAACCTGTTCGACACCACCGCCTACCCGGCGCGGAACCTGCCGCCCCTCGGACCGCCGGACCCGCGGCACCTCACCGAACGCACCGCCGACGGCACCTACAACGACCTGGCGAACCCGCGCATGGGCATGGCCGGTTCGCGCTTCGGCCGCAACGTCCCACCGGAGCGGAACTTCCCCGAGCCCGAGCCCGACATCCTGTCCCCCAACCCGCGCGAGGTGAGCCGCGCCCTCCTCACCAGGACCCGGTTCATCCCCGCCGAATCCGTGAACGCCCTGGTGGCCGCCTGGCTCCAGTTCATGATCCGGGACTGGGTCAGCCACGGCACGGGCAGCGCGGACCGCTCCTGGCGGGTCGAGCTGCTCGACGACGACCCGTGGCCGGAGCGGCCGATGCTCGTACCGCGGACCGTGCCCGACCCGACCCGCCCCGACGGTGCGGACGGGGCTGACGGTGCCGACGGCCTTCCGCCGACGTACATCAACGAGAAGTCGCACTGGTGGGACGCCTCCCAGCTGTATGGCGACGACCTGGCGGCCCAGCGGGAGCTGCGCGCGGGCGAGGACGGCAAGCTCAGGGTCCCCCACAACGGCGCGCTGTTCTCGGACGACCCCGAACGGGACCCGGCGAACGTCCCCGGGTTCTGGGTGGGCCTCGCCCTGATGCACACCCTGTTCATCCTGGAGCACAACGCCATCTGCGACCGGCTGCGCGCCGAGTACCCCGGATGGTCGGACGAGGAGCTCTTCCAGCGGGCGCGGCTGATCAACGCGGCGCTCATCGCCAAGATCCACACCATCGAGTGGACCCCCGCCGTCATCAGCCACCCGACGACCGCCACCGGCATGCGCGCCAACTGGTACGGGCTGCTGGGCCGGCGGGTGCACCGGCTGCTCGGCCGGCTCAGCGAGAGCGAGGTGCTCAGCGGCATCGCCGGCGGGCGCACCGACCACTTCGGCGTCCCGTACGCCCTCACCGAGGAGTTCGTGGCCGTCTACCGGATGCATCCGCTGGTCCCCGACGACTGGAGCTTCCGCTCGGTCGCCGACGACTCCCTCCTGCAGGAGGCGACCTTCGAGGAGCTGGCGGGCCGGCACGCCTACGAGATCCTCGGCAAGCACACCCTGGCGGACCTCTTCTACTCCTTCGGCACCGCGCACCCGGGCCTGGTCACCCTGCACAACTACCCGCGGTTCCTCCAGGAGTTCCGGCGTCCGGACGGCAAGCTGATGGACCTCGGCGCGGTCGACGTCCTGCGGATCCGGGAGCTCGGCGTACCCCGGTACAACGAGTTCAGGCGCCGGCTGCACCTCGCCCCGGCGAAGGACTTCGACTCGCTCACGGACGATCCGGCCTGGGCCGAGGAACTGCGCCGCGTGTACGAGGACGACATCGAACGCGTCGACCTCATGGTGGGCCTGTTCGCCGAGCCCCGGCCGAAGGGCTTCGCCTTCAGCGACACGGCCTTCCGGATCTTCATCCTCATGGCGTCCCGCCGGCTCAACAGCGACCGGTTCCTGACCCGGGACTACACACCCCAGGTCTACACGCAGGCCGGTCTCGACTGGATCGAGGACAACACCATGGCCAGCGTGCTGCTGCGGCACTTCCCGCAACTGCGCCCGGCGATGAAGTCGGTGGACAACGCGTTCGCCCCCTGGAAGACGACGGGCCCCTCGCGGTGA
- a CDS encoding endonuclease/exonuclease/phosphatase family protein: MDVTVGTFNLNNLFSRFNFRAEVEAILPNEQDGQLTSTYVFEDPEKVRIRTYKGKLVKGISHEEQVTLARRIVGMDLDVLAVQEVEDIDTLRFFVARHLGESYKHLSLIEGNDPRLIDLAVLSKFPVGAVTSWQHAVHPEEPGDRVFSRDLLEVDILDPRDPDRPLLTVFNNHLKSQFVEHTMDPLVGKILADRRRTLQAQTVARIVAARTRPDGRFIVLGDMNDTPESPTLAPLAAPSAQLTLKEALACPEETREPKPDDPPPPASGSWTHRFKESGKPAQYELFDQIWLSPSLQSRFKSAHIDRRTKHAGDGSDHDPAWVVLDF, translated from the coding sequence ATGGATGTCACGGTGGGAACGTTCAATCTGAACAATCTGTTTTCGCGGTTCAACTTCCGGGCCGAGGTGGAGGCCATCCTGCCGAACGAGCAGGACGGCCAGTTGACGTCCACCTACGTGTTCGAGGACCCCGAGAAGGTGCGCATCCGCACCTACAAGGGGAAACTGGTGAAGGGGATCAGCCACGAGGAACAGGTGACGCTCGCCCGGCGCATCGTCGGGATGGACCTCGATGTGCTCGCGGTGCAGGAGGTCGAGGACATCGACACCCTGCGGTTCTTCGTCGCCCGGCATCTCGGCGAGTCCTACAAGCACCTGTCCCTGATCGAAGGCAACGACCCCCGGTTGATCGACCTCGCCGTCCTGTCCAAGTTCCCGGTCGGGGCCGTCACCTCCTGGCAGCACGCGGTCCATCCCGAGGAACCCGGCGACCGGGTGTTCAGCCGGGACCTGCTGGAAGTCGACATCCTGGATCCGCGCGACCCGGACCGGCCCCTGCTGACGGTCTTCAACAATCACCTCAAGAGCCAGTTCGTGGAGCACACGATGGACCCCCTGGTGGGCAAGATCCTGGCCGACCGCCGCCGCACCCTGCAGGCGCAGACCGTCGCCAGGATCGTCGCGGCACGCACCCGCCCCGACGGGCGGTTCATCGTGCTGGGCGACATGAACGACACGCCGGAGTCGCCGACTCTCGCGCCGCTCGCCGCACCGTCCGCGCAACTGACGCTGAAGGAGGCACTGGCCTGCCCCGAGGAGACCCGGGAACCGAAGCCGGACGATCCGCCCCCGCCGGCGTCGGGCTCGTGGACCCACCGGTTCAAGGAGTCCGGCAAGCCCGCCCAGTACGAGCTCTTCGACCAGATCTGGCTCAGCCCGAGCCTCCAGTCGCGGTTCAAGAGCGCGCACATCGACCGGCGCACCAAGCACGCGGGCGACGGATCGGACCACGACCCCGCCTGGGTGGTCCTCGACTTCTGA
- a CDS encoding TIR domain-containing protein, which produces MTDGQFGAPAREFDFFISYSPADERWAAWIAWTLEEAGYRTVVQAWDFVPGTNFIDFMDRGVSESLAVIAVLSRHYERSTYGRMEWQAALRASPESPERRLLTVRVDEIPIEGLLATITYVDLVGVADTDAARSLLLNRVGQAVDGHARPGRRPGYPGSGTGPVRHPEQPNPARPQPSALAGPGWAGRRRPARAPLYPQAAAAGADRAQDAVTVLHLAGPDFGRGREPDSLSRQIRGDLIMLRDAGAPAPDLMVVTGDLTASGSPRECDQALSFLTALRSQLDLSPQRVMVVPGAQDVNQAASLAYFHTCEADEVAPQPPYWPKWRHYTRLFRGLYQGLDTVFDSDQPWTLFPVPELSTVVAGFNSSMAYSHRPEEQYGFIGRDQAAWFAEAMRRYEEEGWLRIGALRHPLTDGRRPGDAVGGPGGLKDADTFARLAAPRLHLLLHGPTGGPRTLAVDPSRTQLAGATGDLPLFGSAAPARFQLLRVTADGVTRWDDRITSACERFPGAWRQTRRVFPVPELPPVITVERTQGREPLEDPAAALAERVKEICRVRREGVLLRDVPRREPGDMLQIMATWQEQEDGVVRQQRIAVHPGTPTEEELDRFIARVHATDSGSEAVLVYAGDAPAGGLRRRAAGHGVRVGMRSFIEFQGLLDLRGYVAAQTARLSSSEQYAPGLYLPQRYRDADRSDGQDRAGQERDGLVEELLELLESDHGRFVLLLGDFGHGKTFALRELARRISEQLPHLTPLLIPLNTLDRAHSLEGLVAAHLAGHDVDTIDLRALRYMLAQGRVVLLFDGFDELVNRVSYDRAADHLQVLLDAAVDNAKIVVSSRTQHFKSHAQVLTALGERVGLLPQRRILSVEGFTPAQIRSYLVRSYGDERAADQRYQLLRNIPDLLMLCRNPRLLSFVADLGQDQLRAVAGAGRALSAARLYEDVFTSWLDYEEQRGQGGPGAPPGLSIDELWAAVTALAWRLWESGRSALRLDELTETVATTLSELTESPLSPSERAQAVGAGSLLVRSDDGVFQFIHGSVIEWLVAREAARQLARGRHTLLFARPLSQLAVEFFCDLADHERCARWVRDVLDTPGRGVNDAARANAVRISDRLRVPANADLRGARLAGEDLSHRDFSGVDLTDADLTDARLIGANLSGALLRGTRLTGARLDRADLSRADLTGANLSRARLTRADLRGALLTGSRWHRAALIDVTMDDEVRSAPELGTAAIAPGMPVDAGFRPSAVGVPYGFGMRTSRLPEPIAYSTDGELLAVGSEDGSILVCGADDGRAVRTLQGHEGRVYAVKFRPDVLATGGSDGTVRLWDPVTGACRHILRIHPDGVWPVSFDATGTLLATGDREGLVTVWDVATGRPVHRLPGHTAPVYTAVYSPDGLLLTGDATAKMRLWDLNTGHCVREMDGHQGAVYRARFSPDGTLFATADRGEGGRGGTVRIWRSADARLLHEFTGHTGRVYVLDFHPEGNLLASGCTDGQVRLWDPVVGTPAGTLERGTGAVYQVLFGDEGKLLAACDSNGAVRLWTVTGRPHGYTIALHPQQPDDHRGTAWACAFRPGDSQLLTVGNDGGAQIWDSATGQGKRILRGHGRRISGVAFSADGAQLATAGNDGVVRLWETRTGRRTEELSGRGDRLVSAAFSPTDAILATASNDGDLYLWDPVGGRYLRELDAETEHVWAEAFNADGTLLATANDDDSVRVWFRATGSPVAHLTGHRGRVRSIAFRSDGDVLATGCDDSFVRVWEARSGRRVAELGGSTGHADRVYGVAYGSGSAWLASASWDGTAIVWRDGDASLRLRGRGGRLWAVAAHPGRPLLATGGDDRAVGLWNAETGEHVTDLVGHTGRVLSLAFAPDGTTLASGGEDGTVRLWDLPADGGPPSLRATLMGMAGGWAALTPAGGYKYEGDVAGEFWHVVGMSRFTPGELDAYLPGIHRLPLGEEL; this is translated from the coding sequence CGGAACGGGCCCCGTCCGGCATCCGGAGCAGCCGAACCCGGCGCGGCCGCAGCCGAGCGCGCTCGCCGGCCCCGGCTGGGCGGGCCGCCGCCGGCCCGCCAGGGCGCCGCTCTACCCGCAGGCCGCCGCGGCCGGCGCCGACCGCGCCCAGGACGCCGTGACCGTCCTGCACCTGGCGGGGCCCGACTTCGGGCGCGGCCGCGAACCCGACTCCCTCAGCCGGCAGATCCGCGGCGACCTCATCATGCTCAGGGACGCGGGAGCGCCCGCCCCCGACCTGATGGTGGTGACCGGGGACCTCACCGCGTCCGGCAGTCCCCGCGAATGCGACCAGGCCCTCAGCTTCCTCACCGCCTTACGGTCCCAGCTCGACCTGTCCCCCCAGCGGGTGATGGTCGTGCCGGGCGCGCAGGACGTGAACCAGGCCGCGTCCCTGGCGTACTTCCACACCTGCGAGGCCGACGAAGTCGCGCCGCAGCCTCCGTACTGGCCCAAGTGGCGCCACTACACCCGGCTCTTCCGCGGCCTCTACCAGGGCCTCGACACCGTCTTCGACAGCGATCAGCCCTGGACCCTCTTCCCCGTGCCCGAACTGAGCACGGTCGTCGCCGGATTCAACTCCTCCATGGCCTACAGCCACCGCCCCGAGGAGCAGTACGGATTCATCGGCCGCGACCAGGCCGCCTGGTTCGCCGAGGCCATGCGCAGGTACGAGGAGGAGGGCTGGCTGCGCATCGGCGCCCTGCGCCACCCCCTCACCGACGGCCGCCGCCCGGGCGACGCGGTCGGCGGCCCCGGCGGACTGAAGGACGCCGACACCTTCGCGCGGCTGGCCGCCCCGCGGCTGCACCTGCTGCTGCACGGCCCCACCGGCGGCCCGCGCACCCTCGCCGTGGACCCCAGCCGCACCCAGCTCGCCGGCGCCACGGGTGACCTGCCGCTCTTCGGCTCCGCCGCCCCCGCCCGGTTCCAGCTGCTCCGGGTCACCGCGGACGGCGTCACCCGCTGGGACGACCGGATCACGTCCGCGTGCGAGCGCTTCCCCGGCGCATGGAGGCAGACCCGCCGGGTCTTCCCCGTCCCCGAACTGCCGCCCGTCATCACCGTCGAGCGCACCCAGGGCAGGGAGCCCCTGGAGGATCCGGCCGCCGCGCTCGCCGAGCGGGTGAAGGAGATCTGCCGGGTGCGCAGGGAGGGCGTACTGCTGCGCGACGTCCCGCGCCGCGAACCGGGCGACATGCTCCAGATCATGGCCACCTGGCAGGAGCAGGAGGACGGCGTCGTCCGCCAGCAGCGCATCGCCGTCCACCCCGGTACCCCCACCGAGGAGGAACTCGACCGCTTCATCGCCCGGGTCCACGCGACAGACTCCGGCTCCGAGGCCGTCCTGGTGTACGCGGGCGACGCCCCCGCCGGCGGACTGCGGCGCCGGGCCGCCGGCCACGGCGTGCGGGTCGGCATGCGCAGCTTCATCGAGTTCCAGGGCCTGCTCGACCTCCGCGGCTACGTCGCCGCCCAGACCGCCCGGCTCAGCAGCAGCGAGCAGTACGCACCCGGCCTCTACCTGCCCCAGCGCTACCGCGACGCCGACCGCTCCGACGGCCAGGACCGTGCCGGCCAAGAACGTGACGGTCTCGTCGAGGAGCTGCTGGAACTCCTCGAGTCCGACCACGGCCGGTTCGTCCTGCTCCTCGGCGACTTCGGACACGGCAAGACCTTCGCCCTGCGCGAGCTCGCCCGCCGCATCTCCGAACAGCTCCCGCACCTGACACCGCTGCTGATCCCGCTCAACACCCTGGACCGCGCGCACAGCCTCGAAGGACTGGTCGCCGCCCACCTGGCCGGCCACGACGTCGACACCATCGACCTGCGCGCCCTGCGCTACATGCTCGCCCAGGGCCGCGTCGTCCTGCTCTTCGACGGATTCGACGAACTGGTCAACCGCGTCAGCTACGACCGGGCCGCCGACCACCTGCAGGTCCTCCTCGACGCCGCCGTCGACAACGCCAAGATCGTGGTCAGCAGCCGCACCCAGCACTTCAAGTCGCACGCCCAGGTCCTCACCGCGCTCGGCGAGCGCGTCGGACTGCTGCCGCAGCGCCGGATCCTGTCCGTCGAAGGCTTCACCCCGGCGCAGATCCGCTCCTACCTGGTGCGCAGCTACGGCGACGAGCGCGCGGCCGACCAGCGCTACCAGCTCCTGCGCAACATCCCCGACCTGCTGATGCTCTGCCGCAACCCCCGGCTGCTCTCCTTCGTCGCCGACCTCGGCCAGGACCAGCTGCGTGCGGTCGCCGGGGCCGGCCGTGCGCTCAGTGCGGCCCGGCTGTACGAGGACGTGTTCACCTCCTGGCTCGACTACGAGGAGCAGCGCGGCCAGGGCGGGCCCGGCGCCCCGCCCGGACTCTCCATCGACGAGCTGTGGGCGGCGGTGACCGCGCTGGCCTGGCGGCTGTGGGAGAGCGGCCGCAGCGCCCTGCGCCTCGACGAGCTCACCGAAACCGTGGCCACCACCCTCAGTGAACTCACCGAGTCCCCGCTCTCCCCGTCCGAGCGCGCCCAGGCGGTCGGCGCGGGCAGCCTGCTGGTCCGCAGCGACGACGGCGTCTTCCAGTTCATCCACGGCTCCGTCATCGAATGGCTGGTGGCGAGGGAAGCCGCACGCCAGCTCGCCCGCGGCCGGCACACCCTGCTCTTCGCACGCCCCCTCAGCCAGCTCGCGGTCGAGTTCTTCTGCGACCTCGCCGACCACGAGCGGTGCGCCCGGTGGGTGCGCGACGTCCTCGACACACCCGGGCGCGGAGTGAACGACGCGGCCCGCGCCAACGCCGTCCGGATCAGCGACCGGCTCCGGGTCCCGGCCAACGCCGACCTGCGGGGCGCCAGGCTGGCCGGCGAGGACCTCTCGCACCGCGACTTCTCCGGCGTCGACCTCACCGACGCCGATCTGACGGACGCCCGGCTGATCGGCGCCAACCTGTCGGGCGCCCTGCTGCGCGGCACCCGGCTCACCGGCGCCCGCCTCGACCGCGCCGACCTGAGCCGGGCCGACCTGACCGGGGCGAACCTGAGCCGGGCCCGACTGACCCGGGCCGATCTGCGGGGCGCCCTGCTGACCGGCAGCCGCTGGCACCGGGCCGCGCTCATCGACGTGACGATGGACGACGAGGTCAGGTCGGCCCCCGAGCTGGGGACCGCGGCGATCGCCCCCGGGATGCCGGTGGACGCCGGGTTCCGGCCGTCGGCGGTCGGCGTGCCGTACGGCTTCGGCATGCGCACCAGCCGCCTCCCCGAACCGATCGCGTACAGCACCGACGGCGAACTCCTCGCCGTCGGCAGCGAGGACGGCTCCATCCTGGTCTGCGGCGCCGACGACGGCCGGGCGGTGCGCACCCTCCAGGGGCACGAAGGGCGCGTGTACGCCGTGAAGTTCCGGCCGGACGTCCTCGCCACCGGGGGCTCCGACGGCACGGTGCGGCTCTGGGACCCGGTGACCGGAGCCTGCCGCCACATCCTGCGGATCCACCCCGACGGCGTGTGGCCGGTCTCCTTCGACGCGACCGGAACGCTGCTCGCCACCGGCGACCGCGAGGGCCTGGTCACCGTCTGGGACGTGGCCACCGGCCGGCCCGTGCACCGCCTGCCGGGCCACACCGCGCCCGTCTACACCGCCGTCTACAGCCCGGACGGCCTGCTGCTCACCGGCGACGCGACCGCGAAGATGCGGCTCTGGGACCTGAACACCGGGCACTGCGTGCGGGAGATGGACGGCCATCAAGGAGCCGTGTACCGCGCCCGGTTCAGTCCCGACGGCACGCTCTTCGCCACCGCCGACCGGGGCGAGGGCGGGCGGGGCGGCACCGTGCGGATCTGGCGGTCGGCCGACGCGCGGCTGCTGCACGAGTTCACCGGACACACCGGCCGTGTGTACGTCCTCGACTTCCACCCCGAGGGGAACCTCCTGGCCAGCGGCTGCACCGACGGCCAGGTGCGGCTCTGGGACCCCGTCGTGGGCACCCCCGCCGGCACCCTCGAACGGGGTACGGGCGCCGTCTACCAGGTGCTGTTCGGCGACGAGGGCAAGCTCCTGGCCGCCTGCGACAGCAACGGCGCGGTCCGGCTGTGGACGGTCACCGGCCGGCCGCACGGCTACACGATCGCCCTGCACCCCCAGCAGCCGGACGACCACCGCGGCACCGCCTGGGCGTGCGCCTTCCGGCCCGGCGACAGCCAGCTGCTCACCGTCGGCAACGACGGCGGCGCGCAGATCTGGGACTCCGCCACCGGCCAGGGCAAGCGCATCCTGCGCGGCCACGGCCGCCGGATCAGCGGTGTCGCCTTCAGCGCGGACGGCGCGCAGCTCGCGACGGCCGGCAACGACGGTGTCGTACGGCTCTGGGAGACGCGCACGGGGCGGCGTACCGAAGAGCTCTCCGGGCGCGGCGACCGGCTGGTCTCGGCGGCGTTCAGCCCCACCGACGCCATCCTGGCCACCGCCAGCAACGACGGCGACCTGTACCTCTGGGACCCGGTGGGCGGCCGCTACCTCAGGGAGCTCGACGCCGAGACGGAGCACGTCTGGGCGGAGGCCTTCAACGCCGACGGCACCCTGCTCGCCACCGCCAACGACGACGACTCCGTGCGCGTCTGGTTCCGTGCCACGGGCTCGCCCGTCGCCCATCTGACCGGACACCGGGGCCGGGTCCGCTCGATCGCCTTCCGCTCGGACGGCGACGTCCTGGCCACCGGCTGCGACGACAGCTTCGTACGGGTCTGGGAGGCCAGGAGCGGCCGCCGCGTGGCGGAACTCGGAGGGAGCACGGGACACGCCGACCGGGTGTACGGCGTCGCGTACGGCTCGGGGAGCGCATGGCTGGCGAGCGCGAGCTGGGACGGCACCGCCATCGTCTGGCGTGACGGGGACGCGAGCCTGCGGCTGCGCGGGCGCGGCGGACGGCTGTGGGCGGTGGCCGCCCATCCGGGCCGCCCGCTGCTGGCCACTGGGGGAGACGACCGCGCCGTCGGCCTGTGGAACGCCGAGACCGGCGAGCACGTCACCGACCTCGTCGGCCACACCGGCCGGGTCCTGTCCCTCGCCTTCGCCCCGGACGGAACGACCCTGGCGAGCGGCGGCGAGGACGGCACCGTACGGCTCTGGGACCTCCCCGCGGACGGCGGGCCGCCGTCGCTGCGCGCGACGCTGATGGGCATGGCGGGCGGCTGGGCGGCCCTGACACCGGCCGGCGGGTACAAGTACGAGGGCGATGTGGCCGGGGAGTTCTGGCACGTCGTGGGCATGTCCCGGTTCACCCCGGGGGAGCTCGACGCGTACCTGCCGGGCATCCACCGGCTCCCGCTCGGCGAGGAACTGTGA